The proteins below are encoded in one region of Telopea speciosissima isolate NSW1024214 ecotype Mountain lineage chromosome 10, Tspe_v1, whole genome shotgun sequence:
- the LOC122641976 gene encoding imidazoleglycerol-phosphate dehydratase, chloroplastic-like isoform X8 has product MELFSQSALLTCPPSQSLKSRVRFVDFSTIILPKRLQFSTQPQNLRHMEPQRTVSCVFGNGENGSGSPVTTIPEAASIGRIGEVKRVTKETNVYVKLNLDGSGIADSSTSIPFLDHMLDQLASHGLFDVHVRASGDTHIDDHHTNEDVALAIGTVIIQCSLLQALGDRKGINRFGDFSAPLDEALIHVSLLVEHFFQSIVNTSGMTLHIQQLAGKNSHHIIEATFKTFARALRKATEYDPRRLGSIPSSKGVLSRS; this is encoded by the exons ATGGAGCTCTTCTCACAATCTGCTCTCCTGACATGTCCTCCGTCTCAGTCCCTGAAATCTAGGGTTCGCTTTGTGGATTTCTCTACGATTATCCTCCCGAAGCGCTTGCAATTCTCCACACAGCCGCAGAATCTGAGACATATGGAACCTCAGAGAACAGTCTCTTGTGTCTTTGGAAATGGAGAAAATGGTTCTGGTTCGCCGGTGACAACAATTCCTGAGGCAG CATCGATAGGTCGAATCGGAGAGGTCAAAAGAGTGACCAAAGAAACGAATGTATACGTGAAACTAAATTTAGATGGCTCGGGAATCGCTGACAGCAGCACTAGTATTCCATTCCTGGATCATATGCTGGAT CAACTTGCATCGCACGGCCTGTTTGATGTGCATGTAAGGGCTTCTGGTGACACTCATATTGACGATCATCATACGAATGAAGATGTTGCTCTTGCGATTGGAACGGTGATCATCCAATGC TCACTTCTTCAGGCGCTTGGGGACAGAAAAGGAATTAACCGGTTTGGAGACTTTTCGGCTCCACTTGATGAAGCTCTAATACATGTTTCACTG CTTGTGGAGCACTTTTTCCAGTCCATTGTGAATACTTCTGGTATGACACTCCACATCCAGCAG CTTGCTGGGAAAAATTCTCATCATATCATAGAAGCAACGTTCAAAACTTTCGCTAGAGCTCTTCGTAAAGCAACGGAGTATGACCCACGCCGTCTCGGCTCTATTCCAAG CTCCAAAGGGGTTTTGTCACGTTCCTGA
- the LOC122641976 gene encoding imidazoleglycerol-phosphate dehydratase 1, chloroplastic-like isoform X5 has translation MELFSQSALLTCPPSQSLKSRVRFVDFSTIILPKRLQFSTQPQNLRHMEPQRTVSCVFGNGENGSGSPVTTIPEAASIGRIGEVKRVTKETNVYVKLNLDGSGIADSSTSIPFLDHMLDQLASHGLFDVHVRASGDTHIDDHHTNEDVALAIGTVIIQCSLLQALGDRKGINRFGDFSAPLDEALIHVSLDLSGRPHLSYDLQIPTARVGRYDTQLVEHFFQSIVNTSGMTLHIQQLAGKNSHHIIEATFKTFARALRKATEYDPRRLGSIPSSKGVLSRS, from the exons ATGGAGCTCTTCTCACAATCTGCTCTCCTGACATGTCCTCCGTCTCAGTCCCTGAAATCTAGGGTTCGCTTTGTGGATTTCTCTACGATTATCCTCCCGAAGCGCTTGCAATTCTCCACACAGCCGCAGAATCTGAGACATATGGAACCTCAGAGAACAGTCTCTTGTGTCTTTGGAAATGGAGAAAATGGTTCTGGTTCGCCGGTGACAACAATTCCTGAGGCAG CATCGATAGGTCGAATCGGAGAGGTCAAAAGAGTGACCAAAGAAACGAATGTATACGTGAAACTAAATTTAGATGGCTCGGGAATCGCTGACAGCAGCACTAGTATTCCATTCCTGGATCATATGCTGGAT CAACTTGCATCGCACGGCCTGTTTGATGTGCATGTAAGGGCTTCTGGTGACACTCATATTGACGATCATCATACGAATGAAGATGTTGCTCTTGCGATTGGAACGGTGATCATCCAATGC TCACTTCTTCAGGCGCTTGGGGACAGAAAAGGAATTAACCGGTTTGGAGACTTTTCGGCTCCACTTGATGAAGCTCTAATACATGTTTCACTG GATTTATCTGGGCGACCTCATCTGAGTTATGATTTACAAATACCCACTGCGAGAGTTGGAAGATATGACACCCAG CTTGTGGAGCACTTTTTCCAGTCCATTGTGAATACTTCTGGTATGACACTCCACATCCAGCAG CTTGCTGGGAAAAATTCTCATCATATCATAGAAGCAACGTTCAAAACTTTCGCTAGAGCTCTTCGTAAAGCAACGGAGTATGACCCACGCCGTCTCGGCTCTATTCCAAG CTCCAAAGGGGTTTTGTCACGTTCCTGA
- the LOC122641976 gene encoding imidazoleglycerol-phosphate dehydratase 1, chloroplastic-like isoform X2 codes for MELFSQSALLTCPPSQSLKSRVRFVDFSTIILPKRLQFSTQPQNLRHMEPQRTVSCVFGNGENGSGSPVTTIPEAVGRIGEVKRVTKETNVYVKLNLDGSGIADSSTSIPFLDHMLDQLASHGLFDVHVRASGDTHIDDHHTNEDVALAIGTVIIQCVIIDCSKLCYFLHGLLITKLPVHDFCSHTRPFSLLGLFLQSLLQALGDRKGINRFGDFSAPLDEALIHVSLDLSGRPHLSYDLQIPTARVGRYDTQLVEHFFQSIVNTSGMTLHIQQLAGKNSHHIIEATFKTFARALRKATEYDPRRLGSIPSSKGVLSRS; via the exons ATGGAGCTCTTCTCACAATCTGCTCTCCTGACATGTCCTCCGTCTCAGTCCCTGAAATCTAGGGTTCGCTTTGTGGATTTCTCTACGATTATCCTCCCGAAGCGCTTGCAATTCTCCACACAGCCGCAGAATCTGAGACATATGGAACCTCAGAGAACAGTCTCTTGTGTCTTTGGAAATGGAGAAAATGGTTCTGGTTCGCCGGTGACAACAATTCCTGAGGCAG TAGGTCGAATCGGAGAGGTCAAAAGAGTGACCAAAGAAACGAATGTATACGTGAAACTAAATTTAGATGGCTCGGGAATCGCTGACAGCAGCACTAGTATTCCATTCCTGGATCATATGCTGGAT CAACTTGCATCGCACGGCCTGTTTGATGTGCATGTAAGGGCTTCTGGTGACACTCATATTGACGATCATCATACGAATGAAGATGTTGCTCTTGCGATTGGAACGGTGATCATCCAATGCGTTATAATCGATTGTTCCAAATTATGCTATTTCCTTCATGGACTTCTCATTACAAAATTGCCTGTTCATGATTTTTGCTCTCACACTCGCCCATTTTCTTTACTCGGCTTGTTCTTGCAGTCACTTCTTCAGGCGCTTGGGGACAGAAAAGGAATTAACCGGTTTGGAGACTTTTCGGCTCCACTTGATGAAGCTCTAATACATGTTTCACTG GATTTATCTGGGCGACCTCATCTGAGTTATGATTTACAAATACCCACTGCGAGAGTTGGAAGATATGACACCCAG CTTGTGGAGCACTTTTTCCAGTCCATTGTGAATACTTCTGGTATGACACTCCACATCCAGCAG CTTGCTGGGAAAAATTCTCATCATATCATAGAAGCAACGTTCAAAACTTTCGCTAGAGCTCTTCGTAAAGCAACGGAGTATGACCCACGCCGTCTCGGCTCTATTCCAAG CTCCAAAGGGGTTTTGTCACGTTCCTGA
- the LOC122641976 gene encoding imidazoleglycerol-phosphate dehydratase 1, chloroplastic-like isoform X4, whose product MELFSQSALLTCPPSQSLKSRVRFVDFSTIILPKRLQFSTQPQNLRHMEPQRTVSCVFGNGENGSGSPVTTIPEAASIGRIGEVKRVTKETNVYVKLNLDGSGIADSSTSIPFLDHMLDQLASHGLFDVHVRASGDTHIDDHHTNEDVALAIGTVIIQCVIIDCSKLCYFLHGLLITKLPVHDFCSHTRPFSLLGLFLQSLLQALGDRKGINRFGDFSAPLDEALIHVSLLVEHFFQSIVNTSGMTLHIQQLAGKNSHHIIEATFKTFARALRKATEYDPRRLGSIPSSKGVLSRS is encoded by the exons ATGGAGCTCTTCTCACAATCTGCTCTCCTGACATGTCCTCCGTCTCAGTCCCTGAAATCTAGGGTTCGCTTTGTGGATTTCTCTACGATTATCCTCCCGAAGCGCTTGCAATTCTCCACACAGCCGCAGAATCTGAGACATATGGAACCTCAGAGAACAGTCTCTTGTGTCTTTGGAAATGGAGAAAATGGTTCTGGTTCGCCGGTGACAACAATTCCTGAGGCAG CATCGATAGGTCGAATCGGAGAGGTCAAAAGAGTGACCAAAGAAACGAATGTATACGTGAAACTAAATTTAGATGGCTCGGGAATCGCTGACAGCAGCACTAGTATTCCATTCCTGGATCATATGCTGGAT CAACTTGCATCGCACGGCCTGTTTGATGTGCATGTAAGGGCTTCTGGTGACACTCATATTGACGATCATCATACGAATGAAGATGTTGCTCTTGCGATTGGAACGGTGATCATCCAATGCGTTATAATCGATTGTTCCAAATTATGCTATTTCCTTCATGGACTTCTCATTACAAAATTGCCTGTTCATGATTTTTGCTCTCACACTCGCCCATTTTCTTTACTCGGCTTGTTCTTGCAGTCACTTCTTCAGGCGCTTGGGGACAGAAAAGGAATTAACCGGTTTGGAGACTTTTCGGCTCCACTTGATGAAGCTCTAATACATGTTTCACTG CTTGTGGAGCACTTTTTCCAGTCCATTGTGAATACTTCTGGTATGACACTCCACATCCAGCAG CTTGCTGGGAAAAATTCTCATCATATCATAGAAGCAACGTTCAAAACTTTCGCTAGAGCTCTTCGTAAAGCAACGGAGTATGACCCACGCCGTCTCGGCTCTATTCCAAG CTCCAAAGGGGTTTTGTCACGTTCCTGA
- the LOC122641976 gene encoding imidazoleglycerol-phosphate dehydratase 1, chloroplastic-like isoform X1, translating to MELFSQSALLTCPPSQSLKSRVRFVDFSTIILPKRLQFSTQPQNLRHMEPQRTVSCVFGNGENGSGSPVTTIPEAASIGRIGEVKRVTKETNVYVKLNLDGSGIADSSTSIPFLDHMLDQLASHGLFDVHVRASGDTHIDDHHTNEDVALAIGTVIIQCVIIDCSKLCYFLHGLLITKLPVHDFCSHTRPFSLLGLFLQSLLQALGDRKGINRFGDFSAPLDEALIHVSLDLSGRPHLSYDLQIPTARVGRYDTQLVEHFFQSIVNTSGMTLHIQQLAGKNSHHIIEATFKTFARALRKATEYDPRRLGSIPSSKGVLSRS from the exons ATGGAGCTCTTCTCACAATCTGCTCTCCTGACATGTCCTCCGTCTCAGTCCCTGAAATCTAGGGTTCGCTTTGTGGATTTCTCTACGATTATCCTCCCGAAGCGCTTGCAATTCTCCACACAGCCGCAGAATCTGAGACATATGGAACCTCAGAGAACAGTCTCTTGTGTCTTTGGAAATGGAGAAAATGGTTCTGGTTCGCCGGTGACAACAATTCCTGAGGCAG CATCGATAGGTCGAATCGGAGAGGTCAAAAGAGTGACCAAAGAAACGAATGTATACGTGAAACTAAATTTAGATGGCTCGGGAATCGCTGACAGCAGCACTAGTATTCCATTCCTGGATCATATGCTGGAT CAACTTGCATCGCACGGCCTGTTTGATGTGCATGTAAGGGCTTCTGGTGACACTCATATTGACGATCATCATACGAATGAAGATGTTGCTCTTGCGATTGGAACGGTGATCATCCAATGCGTTATAATCGATTGTTCCAAATTATGCTATTTCCTTCATGGACTTCTCATTACAAAATTGCCTGTTCATGATTTTTGCTCTCACACTCGCCCATTTTCTTTACTCGGCTTGTTCTTGCAGTCACTTCTTCAGGCGCTTGGGGACAGAAAAGGAATTAACCGGTTTGGAGACTTTTCGGCTCCACTTGATGAAGCTCTAATACATGTTTCACTG GATTTATCTGGGCGACCTCATCTGAGTTATGATTTACAAATACCCACTGCGAGAGTTGGAAGATATGACACCCAG CTTGTGGAGCACTTTTTCCAGTCCATTGTGAATACTTCTGGTATGACACTCCACATCCAGCAG CTTGCTGGGAAAAATTCTCATCATATCATAGAAGCAACGTTCAAAACTTTCGCTAGAGCTCTTCGTAAAGCAACGGAGTATGACCCACGCCGTCTCGGCTCTATTCCAAG CTCCAAAGGGGTTTTGTCACGTTCCTGA
- the LOC122641976 gene encoding imidazoleglycerol-phosphate dehydratase, chloroplastic-like isoform X9, which translates to MELFSQSALLTCPPSQSLKSRVRFVDFSTIILPKRLQFSTQPQNLRHMEPQRTVSCVFGNGENGSGSPVTTIPEAASIGRIGEVKRVTKETNVYVKLNLDGSGIADSSTSIPFLDHMLDQLASHGLFDVHVRASGDTHIDDHHTNEDVALAIGTSLLQALGDRKGINRFGDFSAPLDEALIHVSLLVEHFFQSIVNTSGMTLHIQQLAGKNSHHIIEATFKTFARALRKATEYDPRRLGSIPSSKGVLSRS; encoded by the exons ATGGAGCTCTTCTCACAATCTGCTCTCCTGACATGTCCTCCGTCTCAGTCCCTGAAATCTAGGGTTCGCTTTGTGGATTTCTCTACGATTATCCTCCCGAAGCGCTTGCAATTCTCCACACAGCCGCAGAATCTGAGACATATGGAACCTCAGAGAACAGTCTCTTGTGTCTTTGGAAATGGAGAAAATGGTTCTGGTTCGCCGGTGACAACAATTCCTGAGGCAG CATCGATAGGTCGAATCGGAGAGGTCAAAAGAGTGACCAAAGAAACGAATGTATACGTGAAACTAAATTTAGATGGCTCGGGAATCGCTGACAGCAGCACTAGTATTCCATTCCTGGATCATATGCTGGAT CAACTTGCATCGCACGGCCTGTTTGATGTGCATGTAAGGGCTTCTGGTGACACTCATATTGACGATCATCATACGAATGAAGATGTTGCTCTTGCGATTGGAACG TCACTTCTTCAGGCGCTTGGGGACAGAAAAGGAATTAACCGGTTTGGAGACTTTTCGGCTCCACTTGATGAAGCTCTAATACATGTTTCACTG CTTGTGGAGCACTTTTTCCAGTCCATTGTGAATACTTCTGGTATGACACTCCACATCCAGCAG CTTGCTGGGAAAAATTCTCATCATATCATAGAAGCAACGTTCAAAACTTTCGCTAGAGCTCTTCGTAAAGCAACGGAGTATGACCCACGCCGTCTCGGCTCTATTCCAAG CTCCAAAGGGGTTTTGTCACGTTCCTGA
- the LOC122641976 gene encoding imidazoleglycerol-phosphate dehydratase 1, chloroplastic-like isoform X6 — MELFSQSALLTCPPSQSLKSRVRFVDFSTIILPKRLQFSTQPQNLRHMEPQRTVSCVFGNGENGSGSPVTTIPEAASIGRIGEVKRVTKETNVYVKLNLDGSGIADSSTSIPFLDHMLDQLASHGLFDVHVRASGDTHIDDHHTNEDVALAIGTSLLQALGDRKGINRFGDFSAPLDEALIHVSLDLSGRPHLSYDLQIPTARVGRYDTQLVEHFFQSIVNTSGMTLHIQQLAGKNSHHIIEATFKTFARALRKATEYDPRRLGSIPSSKGVLSRS, encoded by the exons ATGGAGCTCTTCTCACAATCTGCTCTCCTGACATGTCCTCCGTCTCAGTCCCTGAAATCTAGGGTTCGCTTTGTGGATTTCTCTACGATTATCCTCCCGAAGCGCTTGCAATTCTCCACACAGCCGCAGAATCTGAGACATATGGAACCTCAGAGAACAGTCTCTTGTGTCTTTGGAAATGGAGAAAATGGTTCTGGTTCGCCGGTGACAACAATTCCTGAGGCAG CATCGATAGGTCGAATCGGAGAGGTCAAAAGAGTGACCAAAGAAACGAATGTATACGTGAAACTAAATTTAGATGGCTCGGGAATCGCTGACAGCAGCACTAGTATTCCATTCCTGGATCATATGCTGGAT CAACTTGCATCGCACGGCCTGTTTGATGTGCATGTAAGGGCTTCTGGTGACACTCATATTGACGATCATCATACGAATGAAGATGTTGCTCTTGCGATTGGAACG TCACTTCTTCAGGCGCTTGGGGACAGAAAAGGAATTAACCGGTTTGGAGACTTTTCGGCTCCACTTGATGAAGCTCTAATACATGTTTCACTG GATTTATCTGGGCGACCTCATCTGAGTTATGATTTACAAATACCCACTGCGAGAGTTGGAAGATATGACACCCAG CTTGTGGAGCACTTTTTCCAGTCCATTGTGAATACTTCTGGTATGACACTCCACATCCAGCAG CTTGCTGGGAAAAATTCTCATCATATCATAGAAGCAACGTTCAAAACTTTCGCTAGAGCTCTTCGTAAAGCAACGGAGTATGACCCACGCCGTCTCGGCTCTATTCCAAG CTCCAAAGGGGTTTTGTCACGTTCCTGA
- the LOC122641976 gene encoding imidazoleglycerol-phosphate dehydratase 1, chloroplastic-like isoform X3, protein MELFSQSALLTCPPSQSLKSRVRFVDFSTIILPKRLQFSTQPQNLRHMEPQRTVSCVFGNGENGSGSPVTTIPEAGRIGEVKRVTKETNVYVKLNLDGSGIADSSTSIPFLDHMLDQLASHGLFDVHVRASGDTHIDDHHTNEDVALAIGTVIIQCVIIDCSKLCYFLHGLLITKLPVHDFCSHTRPFSLLGLFLQSLLQALGDRKGINRFGDFSAPLDEALIHVSLDLSGRPHLSYDLQIPTARVGRYDTQLVEHFFQSIVNTSGMTLHIQQLAGKNSHHIIEATFKTFARALRKATEYDPRRLGSIPSSKGVLSRS, encoded by the exons ATGGAGCTCTTCTCACAATCTGCTCTCCTGACATGTCCTCCGTCTCAGTCCCTGAAATCTAGGGTTCGCTTTGTGGATTTCTCTACGATTATCCTCCCGAAGCGCTTGCAATTCTCCACACAGCCGCAGAATCTGAGACATATGGAACCTCAGAGAACAGTCTCTTGTGTCTTTGGAAATGGAGAAAATGGTTCTGGTTCGCCGGTGACAACAATTCCTGAGGCAG GTCGAATCGGAGAGGTCAAAAGAGTGACCAAAGAAACGAATGTATACGTGAAACTAAATTTAGATGGCTCGGGAATCGCTGACAGCAGCACTAGTATTCCATTCCTGGATCATATGCTGGAT CAACTTGCATCGCACGGCCTGTTTGATGTGCATGTAAGGGCTTCTGGTGACACTCATATTGACGATCATCATACGAATGAAGATGTTGCTCTTGCGATTGGAACGGTGATCATCCAATGCGTTATAATCGATTGTTCCAAATTATGCTATTTCCTTCATGGACTTCTCATTACAAAATTGCCTGTTCATGATTTTTGCTCTCACACTCGCCCATTTTCTTTACTCGGCTTGTTCTTGCAGTCACTTCTTCAGGCGCTTGGGGACAGAAAAGGAATTAACCGGTTTGGAGACTTTTCGGCTCCACTTGATGAAGCTCTAATACATGTTTCACTG GATTTATCTGGGCGACCTCATCTGAGTTATGATTTACAAATACCCACTGCGAGAGTTGGAAGATATGACACCCAG CTTGTGGAGCACTTTTTCCAGTCCATTGTGAATACTTCTGGTATGACACTCCACATCCAGCAG CTTGCTGGGAAAAATTCTCATCATATCATAGAAGCAACGTTCAAAACTTTCGCTAGAGCTCTTCGTAAAGCAACGGAGTATGACCCACGCCGTCTCGGCTCTATTCCAAG CTCCAAAGGGGTTTTGTCACGTTCCTGA
- the LOC122641976 gene encoding imidazoleglycerol-phosphate dehydratase 1, chloroplastic-like isoform X7 encodes MELFSQSALLTCPPSQSLKSRVRFVDFSTIILPKRLQFSTQPQNLRHMEPQRTVSCVFGNGENGSGSPVTTIPEAGRIGEVKRVTKETNVYVKLNLDGSGIADSSTSIPFLDHMLDQLASHGLFDVHVRASGDTHIDDHHTNEDVALAIGTSLLQALGDRKGINRFGDFSAPLDEALIHVSLDLSGRPHLSYDLQIPTARVGRYDTQLVEHFFQSIVNTSGMTLHIQQLAGKNSHHIIEATFKTFARALRKATEYDPRRLGSIPSSKGVLSRS; translated from the exons ATGGAGCTCTTCTCACAATCTGCTCTCCTGACATGTCCTCCGTCTCAGTCCCTGAAATCTAGGGTTCGCTTTGTGGATTTCTCTACGATTATCCTCCCGAAGCGCTTGCAATTCTCCACACAGCCGCAGAATCTGAGACATATGGAACCTCAGAGAACAGTCTCTTGTGTCTTTGGAAATGGAGAAAATGGTTCTGGTTCGCCGGTGACAACAATTCCTGAGGCAG GTCGAATCGGAGAGGTCAAAAGAGTGACCAAAGAAACGAATGTATACGTGAAACTAAATTTAGATGGCTCGGGAATCGCTGACAGCAGCACTAGTATTCCATTCCTGGATCATATGCTGGAT CAACTTGCATCGCACGGCCTGTTTGATGTGCATGTAAGGGCTTCTGGTGACACTCATATTGACGATCATCATACGAATGAAGATGTTGCTCTTGCGATTGGAACG TCACTTCTTCAGGCGCTTGGGGACAGAAAAGGAATTAACCGGTTTGGAGACTTTTCGGCTCCACTTGATGAAGCTCTAATACATGTTTCACTG GATTTATCTGGGCGACCTCATCTGAGTTATGATTTACAAATACCCACTGCGAGAGTTGGAAGATATGACACCCAG CTTGTGGAGCACTTTTTCCAGTCCATTGTGAATACTTCTGGTATGACACTCCACATCCAGCAG CTTGCTGGGAAAAATTCTCATCATATCATAGAAGCAACGTTCAAAACTTTCGCTAGAGCTCTTCGTAAAGCAACGGAGTATGACCCACGCCGTCTCGGCTCTATTCCAAG CTCCAAAGGGGTTTTGTCACGTTCCTGA